In the genome of Raphanus sativus cultivar WK10039 chromosome 4, ASM80110v3, whole genome shotgun sequence, one region contains:
- the LOC108855741 gene encoding kinesin-like protein KIN-10C isoform X7: METKLPMSHERKAVRVVARIKPSSAYPSAKSSAATSVSVHKPNGDESETVSISSGAQFAGSKDSYKLDYCYEENETTSLILTKEIKPLISTVFEGKDANVIAHGARCSGKTHLAQGSEKEPGLAALTMGEMLSMAEESGYSILASIYEVCHETVYDISDQEKRVVSVLEGAQGKIQLKGLSKVHVKSLSEFKELYFGLKKTQKLTGDSPLRSHRGVMIHVTTSSNINSGSIGRMNFLDMAGYEDSRKQNTDLAPLEITRINKSIYSLQNVMYALNANESHVPYRESKLTRMLKDCLQGSNETLLITCLPRELSQDSFYMLNLASRICLGNNRAMANATKKSNGPLRSISSSYVSQRRQTPLTVTVYSKQRTELRGNASERKIKLKTSASAIKGRKLFGEANGSVKSKNNTKEMDSKDRMAMKKETSTSKVVLNVEASASEEETPRKHQEEFSEAINCIDVITCKAQIVERDENRLDIEEGLTLFNEGENLDKENTSLLANEITSPPLSLRLQELSNNLKSICNTLNQPSTPEKYPTPLTKYPEHGNIIAEAELRTPERSMPLNVGCSPWKTFSAHSSKLKNSAVGEYLKFLNTADKEDLKKLKGIGEKRATYIVDLRQESPEPFKKLDDLKDIGLSEKQIKGLLRKEIGEIFN, from the exons ATGGAGACCAAGTTGCCGATGAGTCATGAACGAAAAGCGGTTCGGGTGGTGGCTAGGATCAAGCCATCATCAGCATATCCGAGTGCAAAATCTTCAGCAGCTACATCGGTATCAGTTCACAAGCCCAACGGAGATGAATCTGAGACGGTTTCCATTTCGTCCGGAGCTCAATTCGCTGG TTCGAAAGATTCATATAAGTTGGACTACTGCTATGAAGAAAATGAAACCACAAGTTTAATTCTCACTAAGGAGATTAAGCCTCTTATCTCTACTGTCTTTGAGGGTAAAGATGCTAATGTAATTGCACACGGAGCAAGATGTAGCGGAAAAACACATCTTGCTCAG GGGTCTGAGAAGGAACCTGGATTAGCTGCCCTTACAATGGGTGAGATGTTATCCATGGCTGAGGAAAGTGGATACTCGATTCTCGCATCGATTTATGAGGTTTGTCATGAAACCGTGTATGACATCTCAGACCAAGAAAAGAGAGTGGTTTCTGTACTAGAAGGTGCACAAGGGAAAATCCAACTAAAAGGACTTTCCAAG GTACATGTGAAGTCACTCTCAGAGTTCAAAGAATTATATTTCGGTCTAAAGAAAACTCAGAAGCTGACCGGTGACTCTCCTCTTCGGAGCCATAGAGGTGTGATGATACATGTAACGACTAGTAGCAACATCAATTCTGGATCCATTGGGAGGATGAATTTTCTTGATATGGCAG GATATGAGGACTCCAGAAAACAAAACACTGATCTAGCTCCTCTAGAGATTACCAGAATCAATAAGTCGATATATTCTTTACAGAACGTCATGTATGCTCTCAACGCAAATGAATCTCACGTGCCATATCGGGAGAGCAAACTCACTCGCATGCTGAAAGATTGTTTACAAGGATCCAACGAAACCTTGCTGATCACTTGTCTG CCTCGGGAACTCAGCCAAGACTCGTTTTACATGTTAAACTTAGCTTCACGTATCTGCTTAGGCAATAACCGAGCCATGGCTAATGCAACTAAGAAGAGCAATGGTCCTCTAAGATCTATTTCATCATCATATGTCTCTCAAAGGAGACAAACACCTTTGACCGTGACTGTTTACTCTAAACAAAGGACAGAGCTAAGGGGAAACGCGAGTGAGAGAAAGATTAAGCTCAAAACTTCCGCTTCTGCAATTAAAGGAAG GAAATTGTTTGGTGAAGCAAATGGTTCGGTGAAATCTAAAAATAACACTAAGGAG ATGGATAGCAAAGACAGAATGGCAATGAAAAAG GAAACTTCCACTTCAAAGGTGGTCTTAAACGTTGAAGCCTCCGCTTCAGAAGAA GAAACACCTCGGAAAcatcaagaagagttttcagAAGCCATTAATTGCATTGATGTTATTACATGCAAAG CCCAAATTGTTGAGAGAGATGAAAACCGTTTAGACATTGAAGAAGGTCTGACTCTGTTTAATGAAG GTGAAAATTTGGACAAAGAAAACACTAGTTTGCTAGCCAATGAAATTACATCACCACCGCTCAGCTTGCGACTTCAAGAGCTATCGAACAATTTGAAGTCGATATGTAATACCTTAAATCAACCATCAACACCTGAGAAGTACCCAACTCCACTGACTAAATATCCAGAGCATGGAAATATTATTGCTGAAGCTGAGCTGAGAACACCAGAGAGAAGTATGCCTTTAAATGTTGGTTGTAGTCCGTGGAAGACATTCAGTGCACACAGCTCTAAACTGAAG AATTCTGCAGTTGGAGAGTACCTCAAGTTCCTAAACACTGCAGATAA GGAAGATCTAAAGAAGCTAAAG GGCATTGGAGAAAAGAGAGCGACTTACATAGTGGACCTCCGCCAAGAATCTCCTGAACCATTTAAGAAA CTTGATGACTTGAAAGATATTGGACTCTCAGAAAAACAG
- the LOC108855741 gene encoding kinesin-like protein KIN-10C isoform X4: protein METKLPMSHERKAVRVVARIKPSSAYPSAKSSAATSVSVHKPNGDESETVSISSGAQFAGSKDSYKLDYCYEENETTSLILTKEIKPLISTVFEGKDANVIAHGARCSGKTHLAQGSEKEPGLAALTMGEMLSMAEESGYSILASIYEVCHETVYDISDQEKRVVSVLEGAQGKIQLKGLSKVHVKSLSEFKELYFGLKKTQKLTGDSPLRSHRGVMIHVTTSSNINSGSIGRMNFLDMAGYEDSRKQNTDLAPLEITRINKSIYSLQNVMYALNANESHVPYRESKLTRMLKDCLQGSNETLLITCLPRELSQDSFYMLNLASRICLGNNRAMANATKKSNGPLRSISSSYVSQRRQTPLTVTVYSKQRTELRGNASERKIKLKTSASAIKGRKLFGEANGSVKSKNNTKEETSTSKVVLNVEASASEEVNPCENSVSTLSSFNNLQETPRKHQEEFSEAINCIDVITCKAQIVERDENRLDIEEGLTLFNEGENLDKENTSLLANEITSPPLSLRLQELSNNLKSICNTLNQPSTPEKYPTPLTKYPEHGNIIAEAELRTPERSMPLNVGCSPWKTFSAHSSKLKNSAVGEYLKFLNTADKEDLKKLKGIGEKRATYIVDLRQESPEPFKKLDDLKDIGLSEKQIKGLLRKEIGEIFN from the exons ATGGAGACCAAGTTGCCGATGAGTCATGAACGAAAAGCGGTTCGGGTGGTGGCTAGGATCAAGCCATCATCAGCATATCCGAGTGCAAAATCTTCAGCAGCTACATCGGTATCAGTTCACAAGCCCAACGGAGATGAATCTGAGACGGTTTCCATTTCGTCCGGAGCTCAATTCGCTGG TTCGAAAGATTCATATAAGTTGGACTACTGCTATGAAGAAAATGAAACCACAAGTTTAATTCTCACTAAGGAGATTAAGCCTCTTATCTCTACTGTCTTTGAGGGTAAAGATGCTAATGTAATTGCACACGGAGCAAGATGTAGCGGAAAAACACATCTTGCTCAG GGGTCTGAGAAGGAACCTGGATTAGCTGCCCTTACAATGGGTGAGATGTTATCCATGGCTGAGGAAAGTGGATACTCGATTCTCGCATCGATTTATGAGGTTTGTCATGAAACCGTGTATGACATCTCAGACCAAGAAAAGAGAGTGGTTTCTGTACTAGAAGGTGCACAAGGGAAAATCCAACTAAAAGGACTTTCCAAG GTACATGTGAAGTCACTCTCAGAGTTCAAAGAATTATATTTCGGTCTAAAGAAAACTCAGAAGCTGACCGGTGACTCTCCTCTTCGGAGCCATAGAGGTGTGATGATACATGTAACGACTAGTAGCAACATCAATTCTGGATCCATTGGGAGGATGAATTTTCTTGATATGGCAG GATATGAGGACTCCAGAAAACAAAACACTGATCTAGCTCCTCTAGAGATTACCAGAATCAATAAGTCGATATATTCTTTACAGAACGTCATGTATGCTCTCAACGCAAATGAATCTCACGTGCCATATCGGGAGAGCAAACTCACTCGCATGCTGAAAGATTGTTTACAAGGATCCAACGAAACCTTGCTGATCACTTGTCTG CCTCGGGAACTCAGCCAAGACTCGTTTTACATGTTAAACTTAGCTTCACGTATCTGCTTAGGCAATAACCGAGCCATGGCTAATGCAACTAAGAAGAGCAATGGTCCTCTAAGATCTATTTCATCATCATATGTCTCTCAAAGGAGACAAACACCTTTGACCGTGACTGTTTACTCTAAACAAAGGACAGAGCTAAGGGGAAACGCGAGTGAGAGAAAGATTAAGCTCAAAACTTCCGCTTCTGCAATTAAAGGAAG GAAATTGTTTGGTGAAGCAAATGGTTCGGTGAAATCTAAAAATAACACTAAGGAG GAAACTTCCACTTCAAAGGTGGTCTTAAACGTTGAAGCCTCCGCTTCAGAAGAAGTAAATCCTTGC GAAAATTCCGTCTCAACTCTTTCAAGTTTCAATAATCTTCAGGAAACACCTCGGAAAcatcaagaagagttttcagAAGCCATTAATTGCATTGATGTTATTACATGCAAAG CCCAAATTGTTGAGAGAGATGAAAACCGTTTAGACATTGAAGAAGGTCTGACTCTGTTTAATGAAG GTGAAAATTTGGACAAAGAAAACACTAGTTTGCTAGCCAATGAAATTACATCACCACCGCTCAGCTTGCGACTTCAAGAGCTATCGAACAATTTGAAGTCGATATGTAATACCTTAAATCAACCATCAACACCTGAGAAGTACCCAACTCCACTGACTAAATATCCAGAGCATGGAAATATTATTGCTGAAGCTGAGCTGAGAACACCAGAGAGAAGTATGCCTTTAAATGTTGGTTGTAGTCCGTGGAAGACATTCAGTGCACACAGCTCTAAACTGAAG AATTCTGCAGTTGGAGAGTACCTCAAGTTCCTAAACACTGCAGATAA GGAAGATCTAAAGAAGCTAAAG GGCATTGGAGAAAAGAGAGCGACTTACATAGTGGACCTCCGCCAAGAATCTCCTGAACCATTTAAGAAA CTTGATGACTTGAAAGATATTGGACTCTCAGAAAAACAG
- the LOC108855741 gene encoding kinesin-like protein KIN-10C isoform X1 — protein sequence METKLPMSHERKAVRVVARIKPSSAYPSAKSSAATSVSVHKPNGDESETVSISSGAQFAGSKDSYKLDYCYEENETTSLILTKEIKPLISTVFEGKDANVIAHGARCSGKTHLAQGSEKEPGLAALTMGEMLSMAEESGYSILASIYEVCHETVYDISDQEKRVVSVLEGAQGKIQLKGLSKVHVKSLSEFKELYFGLKKTQKLTGDSPLRSHRGVMIHVTTSSNINSGSIGRMNFLDMAGYEDSRKQNTDLAPLEITRINKSIYSLQNVMYALNANESHVPYRESKLTRMLKDCLQGSNETLLITCLPRELSQDSFYMLNLASRICLGNNRAMANATKKSNGPLRSISSSYVSQRRQTPLTVTVYSKQRTELRGNASERKIKLKTSASAIKGRKLFGEANGSVKSKNNTKEMDSKDRMAMKKETSTSKVVLNVEASASEEVNPCENSVSTLSSFNNLQETPRKHQEEFSEAINCIDVITCKAQIVERDENRLDIEEGLTLFNEGENLDKENTSLLANEITSPPLSLRLQELSNNLKSICNTLNQPSTPEKYPTPLTKYPEHGNIIAEAELRTPERSMPLNVGCSPWKTFSAHSSKLKNSAVGEYLKFLNTADKEDLKKLKGIGEKRATYIVDLRQESPEPFKKLDDLKDIGLSEKQIKGLLRKEIGEIFN from the exons ATGGAGACCAAGTTGCCGATGAGTCATGAACGAAAAGCGGTTCGGGTGGTGGCTAGGATCAAGCCATCATCAGCATATCCGAGTGCAAAATCTTCAGCAGCTACATCGGTATCAGTTCACAAGCCCAACGGAGATGAATCTGAGACGGTTTCCATTTCGTCCGGAGCTCAATTCGCTGG TTCGAAAGATTCATATAAGTTGGACTACTGCTATGAAGAAAATGAAACCACAAGTTTAATTCTCACTAAGGAGATTAAGCCTCTTATCTCTACTGTCTTTGAGGGTAAAGATGCTAATGTAATTGCACACGGAGCAAGATGTAGCGGAAAAACACATCTTGCTCAG GGGTCTGAGAAGGAACCTGGATTAGCTGCCCTTACAATGGGTGAGATGTTATCCATGGCTGAGGAAAGTGGATACTCGATTCTCGCATCGATTTATGAGGTTTGTCATGAAACCGTGTATGACATCTCAGACCAAGAAAAGAGAGTGGTTTCTGTACTAGAAGGTGCACAAGGGAAAATCCAACTAAAAGGACTTTCCAAG GTACATGTGAAGTCACTCTCAGAGTTCAAAGAATTATATTTCGGTCTAAAGAAAACTCAGAAGCTGACCGGTGACTCTCCTCTTCGGAGCCATAGAGGTGTGATGATACATGTAACGACTAGTAGCAACATCAATTCTGGATCCATTGGGAGGATGAATTTTCTTGATATGGCAG GATATGAGGACTCCAGAAAACAAAACACTGATCTAGCTCCTCTAGAGATTACCAGAATCAATAAGTCGATATATTCTTTACAGAACGTCATGTATGCTCTCAACGCAAATGAATCTCACGTGCCATATCGGGAGAGCAAACTCACTCGCATGCTGAAAGATTGTTTACAAGGATCCAACGAAACCTTGCTGATCACTTGTCTG CCTCGGGAACTCAGCCAAGACTCGTTTTACATGTTAAACTTAGCTTCACGTATCTGCTTAGGCAATAACCGAGCCATGGCTAATGCAACTAAGAAGAGCAATGGTCCTCTAAGATCTATTTCATCATCATATGTCTCTCAAAGGAGACAAACACCTTTGACCGTGACTGTTTACTCTAAACAAAGGACAGAGCTAAGGGGAAACGCGAGTGAGAGAAAGATTAAGCTCAAAACTTCCGCTTCTGCAATTAAAGGAAG GAAATTGTTTGGTGAAGCAAATGGTTCGGTGAAATCTAAAAATAACACTAAGGAG ATGGATAGCAAAGACAGAATGGCAATGAAAAAG GAAACTTCCACTTCAAAGGTGGTCTTAAACGTTGAAGCCTCCGCTTCAGAAGAAGTAAATCCTTGC GAAAATTCCGTCTCAACTCTTTCAAGTTTCAATAATCTTCAGGAAACACCTCGGAAAcatcaagaagagttttcagAAGCCATTAATTGCATTGATGTTATTACATGCAAAG CCCAAATTGTTGAGAGAGATGAAAACCGTTTAGACATTGAAGAAGGTCTGACTCTGTTTAATGAAG GTGAAAATTTGGACAAAGAAAACACTAGTTTGCTAGCCAATGAAATTACATCACCACCGCTCAGCTTGCGACTTCAAGAGCTATCGAACAATTTGAAGTCGATATGTAATACCTTAAATCAACCATCAACACCTGAGAAGTACCCAACTCCACTGACTAAATATCCAGAGCATGGAAATATTATTGCTGAAGCTGAGCTGAGAACACCAGAGAGAAGTATGCCTTTAAATGTTGGTTGTAGTCCGTGGAAGACATTCAGTGCACACAGCTCTAAACTGAAG AATTCTGCAGTTGGAGAGTACCTCAAGTTCCTAAACACTGCAGATAA GGAAGATCTAAAGAAGCTAAAG GGCATTGGAGAAAAGAGAGCGACTTACATAGTGGACCTCCGCCAAGAATCTCCTGAACCATTTAAGAAA CTTGATGACTTGAAAGATATTGGACTCTCAGAAAAACAG
- the LOC108855741 gene encoding kinesin-like protein KIN-10C isoform X3 → METKLPMSHERKAVRVVARIKPSSAYPSAKSSAATSVSVHKPNGDESETVSISSGAQFAGSKDSYKLDYCYEENETTSLILTKEIKPLISTVFEGKDANVIAHGARCSGKTHLAQGSEKEPGLAALTMGEMLSMAEESGYSILASIYEVCHETVYDISDQEKRVVSVLEGAQGKIQLKGLSKVHVKSLSEFKELYFGLKKTQKLTGDSPLRSHRGVMIHVTTSSNINSGSIGRMNFLDMAGYEDSRKQNTDLAPLEITRINKSIYSLQNVMYALNANESHVPYRESKLTRMLKDCLQGSNETLLITCLPRELSQDSFYMLNLASRICLGNNRAMANATKKSNGPLRSISSSYVSQRRQTPLTVTVYSKQRTELRGNASERKIKLKTSASAIKGRKLFGEANGSVKSKNNTKEMDSKDRMAMKKETSTSKVVLNVEASASEEVNPCENSVSTLSSFNNLQETPRKHQEEFSEAINCIDVITCKAQIVERDENRLDIEEGLTLFNEENTSLLANEITSPPLSLRLQELSNNLKSICNTLNQPSTPEKYPTPLTKYPEHGNIIAEAELRTPERSMPLNVGCSPWKTFSAHSSKLKNSAVGEYLKFLNTADKEDLKKLKGIGEKRATYIVDLRQESPEPFKKLDDLKDIGLSEKQIKGLLRKEIGEIFN, encoded by the exons ATGGAGACCAAGTTGCCGATGAGTCATGAACGAAAAGCGGTTCGGGTGGTGGCTAGGATCAAGCCATCATCAGCATATCCGAGTGCAAAATCTTCAGCAGCTACATCGGTATCAGTTCACAAGCCCAACGGAGATGAATCTGAGACGGTTTCCATTTCGTCCGGAGCTCAATTCGCTGG TTCGAAAGATTCATATAAGTTGGACTACTGCTATGAAGAAAATGAAACCACAAGTTTAATTCTCACTAAGGAGATTAAGCCTCTTATCTCTACTGTCTTTGAGGGTAAAGATGCTAATGTAATTGCACACGGAGCAAGATGTAGCGGAAAAACACATCTTGCTCAG GGGTCTGAGAAGGAACCTGGATTAGCTGCCCTTACAATGGGTGAGATGTTATCCATGGCTGAGGAAAGTGGATACTCGATTCTCGCATCGATTTATGAGGTTTGTCATGAAACCGTGTATGACATCTCAGACCAAGAAAAGAGAGTGGTTTCTGTACTAGAAGGTGCACAAGGGAAAATCCAACTAAAAGGACTTTCCAAG GTACATGTGAAGTCACTCTCAGAGTTCAAAGAATTATATTTCGGTCTAAAGAAAACTCAGAAGCTGACCGGTGACTCTCCTCTTCGGAGCCATAGAGGTGTGATGATACATGTAACGACTAGTAGCAACATCAATTCTGGATCCATTGGGAGGATGAATTTTCTTGATATGGCAG GATATGAGGACTCCAGAAAACAAAACACTGATCTAGCTCCTCTAGAGATTACCAGAATCAATAAGTCGATATATTCTTTACAGAACGTCATGTATGCTCTCAACGCAAATGAATCTCACGTGCCATATCGGGAGAGCAAACTCACTCGCATGCTGAAAGATTGTTTACAAGGATCCAACGAAACCTTGCTGATCACTTGTCTG CCTCGGGAACTCAGCCAAGACTCGTTTTACATGTTAAACTTAGCTTCACGTATCTGCTTAGGCAATAACCGAGCCATGGCTAATGCAACTAAGAAGAGCAATGGTCCTCTAAGATCTATTTCATCATCATATGTCTCTCAAAGGAGACAAACACCTTTGACCGTGACTGTTTACTCTAAACAAAGGACAGAGCTAAGGGGAAACGCGAGTGAGAGAAAGATTAAGCTCAAAACTTCCGCTTCTGCAATTAAAGGAAG GAAATTGTTTGGTGAAGCAAATGGTTCGGTGAAATCTAAAAATAACACTAAGGAG ATGGATAGCAAAGACAGAATGGCAATGAAAAAG GAAACTTCCACTTCAAAGGTGGTCTTAAACGTTGAAGCCTCCGCTTCAGAAGAAGTAAATCCTTGC GAAAATTCCGTCTCAACTCTTTCAAGTTTCAATAATCTTCAGGAAACACCTCGGAAAcatcaagaagagttttcagAAGCCATTAATTGCATTGATGTTATTACATGCAAAG CCCAAATTGTTGAGAGAGATGAAAACCGTTTAGACATTGAAGAAGGTCTGACTCTGTTTAATGAAG AAAACACTAGTTTGCTAGCCAATGAAATTACATCACCACCGCTCAGCTTGCGACTTCAAGAGCTATCGAACAATTTGAAGTCGATATGTAATACCTTAAATCAACCATCAACACCTGAGAAGTACCCAACTCCACTGACTAAATATCCAGAGCATGGAAATATTATTGCTGAAGCTGAGCTGAGAACACCAGAGAGAAGTATGCCTTTAAATGTTGGTTGTAGTCCGTGGAAGACATTCAGTGCACACAGCTCTAAACTGAAG AATTCTGCAGTTGGAGAGTACCTCAAGTTCCTAAACACTGCAGATAA GGAAGATCTAAAGAAGCTAAAG GGCATTGGAGAAAAGAGAGCGACTTACATAGTGGACCTCCGCCAAGAATCTCCTGAACCATTTAAGAAA CTTGATGACTTGAAAGATATTGGACTCTCAGAAAAACAG